A single Bacillus sp. OxB-1 DNA region contains:
- a CDS encoding flavin reductase family protein, with the protein MDPREFRNCMGRFATGVTVVTCRTENGNHGITANSFTSVSLDPPLVLVSIDRKTKAYSHMKDNSFTVNILTSTQEEVALHFAGRPQEMEPVGWVNGEHAPRLSESLAYIECTPWAEYDGGDHVLYIGLVRNFEYTNADALTYYTGEFGSTAALNATV; encoded by the coding sequence ATGGACCCGAGAGAGTTTCGAAATTGCATGGGGCGGTTTGCAACGGGTGTCACGGTTGTTACATGCAGGACAGAGAACGGCAATCATGGAATTACGGCAAATTCATTCACGTCCGTATCGTTAGACCCTCCCCTCGTGTTGGTCTCCATAGATCGCAAAACGAAGGCGTACAGTCATATGAAAGACAACTCATTTACGGTAAATATACTCACCTCTACCCAGGAAGAGGTGGCTCTGCATTTTGCGGGACGTCCGCAAGAAATGGAGCCGGTGGGATGGGTGAATGGCGAACATGCCCCACGTCTTTCGGAGTCGCTCGCGTACATCGAATGTACGCCTTGGGCCGAATATGACGGAGGGGACCATGTCCTTTATATCGGCTTAGTGAGAAACTTCGAGTATACGAATGCTGATGCGCTAACGTATTATACAGGCGAATTTGGGAGCACGGCTGCGCTGAACGCCACTGTGTGA
- a CDS encoding dioxygenase family protein, whose translation MVKQVAKKNERVEEVFDLFIKHVKNFLQEAKLNHEEYTNFVNWADRLGRKGELPLFADVFLETHVLRAMYTDKPGTQPSLLGPYFIEGSPLIEAKDGKPLELTQRPDEAGEVMYFSGNVSSTDGKPLANARVEMWQNDASGKYSAFDSDAPRYNFRGHFFTDENGNFTVKTIVPLPYSIPTDGPTGEFLEYTDQHPMRPAHLHLMFEAEGHETLITQVFFEGDEWLETDVADGVRLDLMTTLEEKDGYKVSSLDFVMRKN comes from the coding sequence ATGGTTAAACAGGTCGCGAAAAAGAACGAACGTGTCGAAGAGGTATTCGATTTATTTATTAAGCACGTGAAAAATTTCTTACAAGAAGCGAAGTTGAACCACGAGGAATATACAAACTTCGTGAATTGGGCGGATCGCCTGGGGCGCAAAGGGGAATTGCCGCTGTTTGCGGACGTGTTTTTGGAAACCCATGTGCTGCGAGCGATGTATACAGACAAGCCCGGCACTCAGCCTTCCCTTTTGGGCCCGTATTTCATTGAGGGATCGCCTTTAATCGAGGCGAAGGACGGCAAACCGCTTGAATTGACGCAGCGTCCTGATGAGGCTGGGGAAGTGATGTACTTTAGCGGGAATGTGAGCAGTACGGACGGCAAACCGCTTGCGAATGCCCGCGTGGAAATGTGGCAAAATGATGCGTCCGGAAAATATTCTGCCTTTGATTCGGATGCACCTCGATATAATTTCAGGGGACATTTCTTCACAGATGAAAATGGGAATTTTACAGTGAAAACAATCGTTCCGCTTCCGTATTCCATTCCGACGGATGGCCCGACAGGAGAGTTTTTGGAGTACACCGATCAGCATCCGATGCGTCCGGCGCATCTGCATCTAATGTTCGAAGCGGAGGGGCATGAAACGCTCATTACGCAAGTGTTCTTTGAAGGCGATGAATGGCTTGAGACGGACGTGGCAGATGGGGTGCGTTTGGACTTGATGACAACGCTGGAAGAGAAGGATGGCTATAAAGTATCCTCATTGGATTTTGTAATGCGTAAAAATTGA
- a CDS encoding 4-hydroxyphenylacetate 3-hydroxylase family protein encodes MKTQQAVRVPLTGAEYLESLKDNREIWLHGERVKDVTTHPAFRNSARSIARLYDALHDPEHQATLTRKTDTGNGGFTQRFFQPDTTAEDLFKTRDAIAAWAKMSYGQMGRSPDYKASFLATLGANPQYYGKYEANARRWYKEAQEKNWFFNHAIINPPVDRNKPLDEVKDVFVHATGETEEGILVSGAKMVATGSALTNYNFVAHYGALAVPKEEHALVFIADMNTPGVKLVCRSSYEMNAAVTGSPFDYPLSSRFDENDSVLVFENALIPWENVLVYRDIEKANSFFAESGFLHRFTFHGVTRFAVKLDFIAGLLIKALRGNGTDTFRGVQANLGEVIAYRNMFWALSDAMALNPEKSANGTVLPNLNYGLAYRVFMSEGWSHVKNIVETVVGGSLIVQPSSSMDFKNAELRPLIDKLYRGSNGIEAEEKIKVIKLLWDAIGTEYGGRHELYERNYSGNNENIRMENLIVAQANGNAQGFEDFVQQCMDDYDLDGWVNPTWINNDDIQAYRNK; translated from the coding sequence TTGAAAACTCAACAAGCTGTTAGAGTCCCGTTGACGGGCGCTGAGTATCTTGAAAGTCTCAAGGACAACCGTGAGATTTGGCTGCACGGCGAGAGAGTGAAAGACGTGACGACCCATCCGGCATTCCGGAACAGTGCCCGTTCGATTGCACGCCTTTATGACGCTTTGCATGATCCAGAACATCAAGCTACATTAACACGAAAAACCGATACAGGAAATGGCGGGTTCACGCAGCGGTTTTTCCAGCCCGATACAACAGCGGAAGATTTATTCAAAACACGGGATGCCATTGCGGCCTGGGCGAAAATGTCCTACGGGCAAATGGGAAGATCCCCAGATTACAAAGCTTCCTTTCTGGCCACATTAGGCGCCAATCCGCAATATTACGGAAAATACGAGGCCAACGCGAGGAGATGGTATAAAGAAGCACAGGAGAAAAACTGGTTCTTCAATCACGCAATCATCAATCCGCCAGTCGACCGCAATAAGCCGCTGGACGAAGTGAAAGATGTCTTTGTTCACGCGACTGGCGAGACGGAAGAAGGCATCCTCGTCAGCGGGGCAAAGATGGTCGCTACCGGATCGGCGCTGACCAACTATAACTTCGTCGCACATTACGGTGCCCTTGCCGTTCCAAAGGAAGAACACGCACTTGTCTTTATCGCAGATATGAATACACCTGGCGTAAAACTGGTCTGCCGCTCCTCCTACGAAATGAATGCAGCTGTGACAGGAAGTCCTTTTGATTATCCGCTGAGCAGCCGTTTCGACGAAAATGACTCTGTGCTAGTTTTTGAAAACGCTCTCATACCATGGGAAAACGTCCTCGTTTACCGGGATATCGAAAAAGCGAACAGCTTCTTTGCGGAAAGCGGCTTCCTGCATCGCTTCACTTTCCATGGCGTGACAAGGTTCGCAGTAAAGCTCGATTTTATTGCCGGTTTGTTAATCAAGGCGCTTCGAGGGAATGGAACCGATACCTTCCGGGGGGTACAAGCCAATTTAGGGGAAGTCATCGCGTACCGGAATATGTTCTGGGCACTCAGTGATGCGATGGCATTGAATCCGGAAAAAAGCGCAAACGGAACGGTACTGCCGAACTTGAATTATGGGTTGGCATACCGCGTGTTCATGTCGGAAGGCTGGTCGCATGTGAAAAACATTGTAGAGACAGTCGTCGGAGGCAGCTTGATTGTACAGCCTTCCAGTTCGATGGACTTCAAAAATGCTGAGCTGCGTCCACTCATCGACAAACTGTACCGCGGATCCAACGGGATTGAGGCGGAAGAGAAGATCAAAGTGATTAAATTGCTTTGGGACGCGATCGGTACGGAATACGGTGGCCGTCACGAACTGTATGAGCGGAATTATTCGGGCAATAACGAGAATATCCGAATGGAGAATTTGATTGTCGCCCAAGCGAACGGGAATGCCCAAGGGTTCGAGGACTTTGTCCAGCAATGCATGGATGACTACGACTTGGATGGCTGGGTGAATCCGACTTGGATCAATAATGATGATATCCAAGCTTACCGGAACAAATGA
- a CDS encoding XylR N-terminal domain-containing protein, giving the protein MKANQLLLQNLIDVNPRTGIIKLHDKRMGLIPIQALGILRHDLINTLGKERAKGFLMRYGWACGKQAAESLKENYEWKRIKELVMSGTAMHTLEGIVTVEPDILEIDGDHLYFTGYWKNSFEVINHLTEKEISSEAVCWTLIGYASGYLTSAFEKEVVAYEKYCCGKGDTVCYFVAETVAHCDEEHLKDLRYYKNESLQAVLDDVYSEIEQLNKNIIESEEAQNQLTELFLQGKDINETTSAMGRILGRSIVIDHYQEVYSSYFHCPREEAAYQKWKNSGVITNQQEGLFFESFTMKSHNTQLGNLTIIGKCKPNQREILIIKRALMVFTIQMYHQSKMTESLLTKREHFFDEMIENKFIDTMNLSRQAAIFGFNTKEPHCIITLKIIPETMKERVLHFLTKNDAKLDLFMKDHYIVIIVGASDDQEVQEISMRLMNCIKRNLPDVIVHIGSGRIAETVHDMGKSYVDATRICDFVQLTYPISSRVATYNDLEGIMMFLNGADHQELIKFYKKTIGTLVDYDDENSGNLLITLKSYLENNGNLQQTACDLHLSIAGLRYRIEKIESLSDIDLKTGSGRFNAQLATRIYFGLKIINASNTAIEV; this is encoded by the coding sequence ATGAAAGCGAATCAGTTATTGCTGCAAAACTTGATTGATGTCAATCCTCGCACCGGAATCATTAAACTCCATGACAAACGGATGGGGTTAATTCCCATACAGGCTTTAGGGATTTTACGGCATGATTTAATAAATACGCTCGGAAAAGAACGGGCCAAAGGTTTCTTAATGCGCTATGGATGGGCTTGCGGGAAACAAGCCGCCGAATCGTTAAAGGAAAACTATGAATGGAAACGTATAAAAGAACTGGTGATGTCGGGGACAGCCATGCACACCCTCGAAGGGATTGTCACGGTGGAACCCGATATTTTGGAAATCGATGGAGATCATTTGTATTTTACAGGGTACTGGAAAAACTCATTCGAAGTGATCAATCACCTAACGGAAAAAGAGATTAGCAGTGAGGCGGTTTGCTGGACGCTGATCGGCTATGCCAGCGGTTATTTAACGAGTGCATTTGAAAAAGAAGTTGTTGCGTACGAAAAATACTGCTGTGGAAAAGGGGACACGGTCTGTTATTTCGTCGCTGAAACGGTAGCGCATTGCGATGAAGAACATTTAAAAGACTTGCGCTACTATAAAAACGAATCCTTGCAGGCTGTTTTGGATGATGTCTATTCAGAGATCGAACAATTGAATAAAAATATCATCGAATCCGAAGAAGCGCAAAATCAGCTGACAGAGCTTTTTCTGCAAGGGAAGGATATTAACGAAACGACAAGTGCGATGGGCCGCATCCTTGGCCGCAGCATTGTCATCGATCATTATCAGGAGGTGTATTCCTCTTATTTCCATTGTCCCCGAGAGGAAGCCGCCTATCAAAAATGGAAGAACAGCGGAGTTATCACAAATCAGCAGGAGGGGTTGTTTTTCGAATCGTTTACGATGAAAAGTCATAATACGCAACTTGGGAATTTGACCATCATCGGAAAATGCAAGCCGAACCAGAGGGAAATTTTAATTATTAAACGGGCCCTCATGGTATTTACCATTCAAATGTATCACCAAAGTAAGATGACTGAATCACTGTTGACGAAACGAGAGCATTTTTTTGATGAAATGATTGAAAATAAATTTATCGATACTATGAATTTGAGCCGGCAAGCCGCTATTTTCGGCTTCAATACAAAAGAACCGCATTGTATTATCACCCTTAAAATTATTCCTGAAACAATGAAAGAACGAGTGCTTCATTTCTTAACGAAAAACGATGCTAAATTGGATTTGTTCATGAAAGATCACTATATTGTGATCATCGTCGGCGCTAGCGACGATCAAGAAGTTCAAGAGATTTCGATGAGGTTAATGAATTGCATTAAACGGAATTTACCGGATGTTATTGTGCATATCGGTTCCGGACGGATTGCGGAGACAGTCCATGATATGGGGAAAAGTTATGTGGATGCCACGCGGATTTGTGATTTTGTGCAACTAACGTATCCGATAAGCAGCAGGGTGGCGACCTACAATGATTTGGAAGGGATCATGATGTTTTTAAATGGCGCCGACCATCAAGAACTGATCAAGTTTTATAAGAAAACCATAGGCACGTTAGTGGACTATGATGATGAAAATTCGGGTAATCTGCTCATTACATTGAAATCGTATTTGGAGAATAACGGAAATCTTCAACAGACAGCATGTGATCTGCATTTATCCATCGCAGGCTTGCGTTACCGGATTGAGAAAATCGAATCGCTGAGCGATATTGATTTGAAGACCGGTTCGGGCCGCTTTAATGCGCAGCTCGCTACCAGGATTTACTTCGGTTTGAAAATCATTAATGCTTCGAACACCGCCATTGAAGTATAA
- a CDS encoding 3-oxoacid CoA-transferase subunit B: protein MDNSRELIAKRAVQELSPHSIVNLGIGIPTLVADYIDDTQHILHTENGMLGVTSVEEKDVDPLIVNAGKLPVGEAVGASYFSSADSFGMIRGGHIDVAILGALQIDEKGRIANWAIPGKDIIGVGGAMDLLEGAKRIIITTNHTANDGSPKFVDTCTFPITSERVADTIITDLAVFQWRDDHYELVELMGNSTLEEVQANTTAAYTISEQVFQQEKV, encoded by the coding sequence TTGGATAACAGCAGGGAACTGATCGCAAAACGGGCGGTGCAGGAATTGTCTCCTCATTCGATTGTTAATCTGGGCATCGGGATTCCGACGCTAGTTGCGGATTATATTGACGACACGCAGCATATTTTACACACGGAAAACGGCATGCTTGGAGTCACGTCGGTGGAAGAGAAAGATGTCGATCCCCTGATTGTGAATGCGGGGAAACTGCCTGTCGGGGAGGCGGTCGGTGCTTCTTATTTCAGCAGTGCGGATTCGTTCGGGATGATCCGCGGGGGCCATATTGACGTGGCGATCCTCGGTGCCCTGCAAATTGATGAGAAAGGACGGATTGCGAACTGGGCCATTCCGGGGAAAGACATTATCGGTGTCGGCGGCGCGATGGATTTGCTGGAAGGTGCGAAAAGAATCATCATTACAACAAACCATACAGCGAATGACGGCAGCCCTAAGTTTGTAGATACATGCACGTTCCCGATTACATCCGAACGGGTGGCGGATACGATCATTACCGATTTGGCCGTATTTCAATGGCGCGACGATCATTATGAACTTGTGGAACTGATGGGAAACAGCACATTGGAAGAAGTCCAAGCGAACACCACGGCAGCTTACACCATCAGCGAGCAGGTTTTCCAGCAAGAAAAAGTGTGA
- a CDS encoding CoA transferase subunit A, whose product MYKDKQMSVSDALAHIQSGQTIMVGGFGLIGCPLTLIQSLTEHDVNELTVISNNVGEAGKGLGMLLRQGKIKKAIGSYFTSNRDVAKFYNEGKIELELLPQGTLSEAIRAGGAGIGGFYTKTAVGTDLAAGKEVKELKGETYLLQESLTADVAIVKAWKADRLGNLVYYKTARNFNPNMATAASFVIAEVDEIVEVGELSPEEITTPHLFVDAIVKSEWELTKEGVRQIG is encoded by the coding sequence ATGTATAAAGACAAACAAATGTCCGTTTCGGATGCGCTTGCCCATATTCAATCGGGACAAACCATCATGGTCGGTGGGTTTGGGTTGATCGGCTGTCCGCTGACGCTCATTCAATCTTTGACGGAGCATGATGTGAATGAATTGACCGTGATCAGTAACAACGTAGGGGAAGCCGGAAAAGGTCTTGGCATGCTGCTAAGACAAGGGAAAATAAAAAAGGCGATCGGTTCTTATTTTACAAGCAACCGAGACGTGGCGAAATTTTATAACGAAGGAAAGATCGAGCTGGAGCTGTTGCCGCAAGGAACGTTGTCCGAAGCAATCCGGGCCGGAGGAGCAGGGATCGGCGGATTTTATACGAAGACGGCCGTCGGAACGGATTTGGCGGCAGGGAAAGAGGTCAAGGAATTGAAAGGGGAGACCTACTTGCTGCAAGAGAGCTTGACAGCGGATGTCGCGATTGTGAAGGCTTGGAAAGCGGATCGTTTAGGCAACTTGGTTTATTACAAAACGGCGCGTAATTTCAATCCGAATATGGCGACAGCTGCTTCGTTCGTCATCGCGGAAGTGGACGAAATCGTGGAGGTGGGGGAGTTGTCTCCGGAAGAAATTACGACACCTCATTTATTCGTCGATGCCATCGTCAAAAGTGAGTGGGAGTTAACGAAAGAAGGGGTGAGGCAGATTGGATAA
- a CDS encoding alpha/beta fold hydrolase yields MIKEFHLEQDVTLAGRDTPGEKGTIIALHGLTGNHKTFYHYRKLLENEYRFITYDLRGRGNSSPADEQSSLFRHAEDLKAFIAKNEIERPILMGYSMGAYICAQVASEIDVAALILLDGAGTAEERQRELILPSLSRLERTYESPDDYVAQTRKIYESLHIKWDEIIEDIARYEVKKTAEGYRHKSESSDMEKDFNSFYEFHPKKVFEKISCPILLVIANGKLGEKGSLFTKETYTDTIAAAKDITTIEVPANHYTLMFEKQPEVEDSIGAFLRQFVKR; encoded by the coding sequence ATGATAAAAGAATTTCATCTTGAACAAGATGTCACACTGGCGGGCCGCGACACGCCGGGAGAAAAAGGGACCATCATTGCGCTGCACGGACTTACAGGCAATCATAAAACGTTTTATCATTATAGAAAGCTGCTGGAAAACGAATACCGGTTTATTACTTACGATTTGCGCGGCAGAGGGAACAGCAGTCCAGCAGATGAACAGAGTTCTTTGTTTCGGCATGCGGAAGATTTGAAAGCGTTTATTGCCAAAAATGAAATTGAACGCCCGATCCTCATGGGCTATTCCATGGGAGCTTATATTTGCGCCCAAGTGGCGAGCGAAATCGATGTGGCAGCACTGATTTTGCTGGATGGGGCAGGGACGGCTGAAGAGCGGCAACGCGAGTTGATCCTACCTTCGTTGAGCCGATTGGAGAGGACATATGAATCTCCAGACGATTATGTCGCCCAAACGAGGAAGATTTATGAATCGCTGCATATCAAGTGGGATGAAATCATTGAAGACATTGCCCGATATGAAGTGAAGAAAACGGCGGAAGGCTACCGACATAAGTCAGAATCATCCGACATGGAGAAGGATTTTAACAGTTTTTATGAATTTCATCCGAAAAAGGTGTTTGAAAAGATTTCTTGTCCCATCCTTCTGGTAATTGCAAACGGCAAATTAGGAGAAAAAGGGTCTCTATTCACCAAAGAAACGTATACAGATACCATTGCAGCAGCAAAGGATATCACCACAATAGAAGTGCCGGCAAACCATTACACGCTCATGTTCGAAAAACAACCCGAAGTCGAAGACAGCATTGGTGCGTTTTTAAGACAATTTGTGAAGAGGTGA
- a CDS encoding DUF3237 domain-containing protein has translation MAYFEAPRLTFLFDLELQVEKAHLPGTTPIGTRRIIRVEGGRFGGGDVSGKVIPGGDDWITVREDGTIIQDVRILLQTDDEELIMMSYRGIRTGPKEVLARLDRSEEVAVDEYYFRTNPVFETASEKYDWLNKRIFVSTGQRLATGVKYSVYQVD, from the coding sequence ATGGCTTATTTTGAAGCACCTCGTTTAACATTTTTATTTGACCTGGAGCTGCAAGTTGAAAAAGCGCATTTGCCCGGGACGACGCCGATCGGAACGAGACGGATTATCCGGGTGGAGGGCGGTCGTTTTGGCGGTGGGGACGTAAGTGGAAAAGTCATCCCCGGCGGAGACGACTGGATCACGGTTCGGGAAGACGGGACCATTATCCAGGACGTTCGTATTTTACTTCAAACCGATGATGAAGAACTGATCATGATGTCTTACAGAGGAATCCGGACGGGGCCGAAAGAGGTACTGGCCCGGCTGGATCGAAGCGAAGAAGTAGCTGTCGACGAGTATTATTTCAGAACGAATCCAGTATTTGAGACAGCATCTGAAAAATACGATTGGCTGAATAAAAGAATCTTCGTTTCCACAGGACAGCGGTTGGCAACGGGAGTAAAATATTCTGTTTATCAAGTAGATTAA
- a CDS encoding muconate/chloromuconate family cycloisomerase, translated as MKTAIKQLQSVIVDVPIKRPHQFSTEIVSTKSFVIIQVELENGLIGIGEGTTPGIWWNGESTETMQLVIEQYIKPLLIGQDPRNIERLLQSFDRHVRANPFAKATVEMALFDVVGKIYNAPVHQLLGGLYQEAIDVKWALATGDADGDIEEGKELVRSKQYKNFKIKAGKFEPAADAERAVKIAEGLRGISTIGIDPNGSWDRGTTVRWMDRLNEAGVDFLEQPLSPLDFEGAAKLVEMKKVPVMADESVATIQDAQRLAQERAADIFSLKIHKSGGMRNTLKVAAIAEAAGISCFGGTSLESSIGSAASIHAFGVLRNLDYGCETFGPQWLADDLVKNPLEFQDGKILIPSGPGLGVELDELKIEKYKRKQVALANGLF; from the coding sequence ATGAAAACAGCGATTAAACAGCTTCAATCCGTCATTGTGGATGTTCCCATCAAGAGACCTCATCAATTTTCCACCGAAATTGTATCAACGAAAAGTTTCGTCATCATTCAAGTAGAGTTGGAGAATGGTCTTATTGGGATTGGAGAAGGAACGACACCGGGCATTTGGTGGAATGGCGAAAGTACCGAGACGATGCAGCTTGTCATTGAGCAATACATCAAACCGCTTCTCATCGGACAGGACCCAAGAAATATAGAGCGGTTATTGCAGTCGTTCGATCGTCATGTACGCGCCAATCCATTTGCAAAAGCGACAGTGGAAATGGCGCTTTTTGATGTCGTCGGCAAAATCTACAATGCACCGGTCCACCAATTACTGGGCGGTTTATATCAAGAAGCGATCGATGTGAAATGGGCGTTGGCGACAGGAGATGCGGACGGCGATATCGAAGAAGGTAAAGAGCTTGTCCGCAGCAAGCAATATAAAAATTTTAAAATTAAAGCAGGAAAATTCGAGCCGGCTGCGGATGCGGAACGTGCAGTTAAAATTGCGGAGGGCCTGCGGGGAATTTCCACAATCGGGATTGACCCGAATGGTTCGTGGGACAGAGGTACGACGGTCAGATGGATGGATCGGCTAAACGAAGCGGGGGTCGACTTCCTGGAACAGCCGCTCTCTCCGTTGGATTTTGAAGGGGCAGCCAAATTGGTGGAGATGAAAAAAGTACCTGTCATGGCGGACGAAAGCGTCGCGACCATTCAAGATGCGCAACGCCTCGCCCAAGAAAGAGCAGCGGATATTTTCTCCCTTAAAATCCATAAATCGGGTGGGATGCGAAACACGCTGAAAGTGGCAGCGATTGCAGAGGCAGCGGGGATTTCCTGTTTCGGCGGGACGTCGCTTGAAAGTTCCATTGGATCGGCGGCAAGTATCCATGCGTTCGGCGTGCTGAGAAATTTGGACTACGGTTGCGAAACATTCGGGCCGCAATGGCTTGCAGATGATCTAGTGAAAAATCCGCTGGAGTTTCAGGATGGCAAAATCTTGATCCCTTCCGGACCGGGATTAGGTGTCGAATTGGATGAGTTGAAGATTGAAAAATATAAAAGAAAGCAGGTGGCACTCGCCAATGGCTTATTTTGA
- a CDS encoding IclR family transcriptional regulator domain-containing protein, which produces MELSNNSINNADFIQSLERGLLVIQAFSHEHPTLTVTDAAKITGLSRPAVRRILLTLESLGFATSEEGHFSLTARVLSLGYSYLSSKNIWEIVHPHMRKLVEQTGESTSISVLDGTDIIYVARIPTKRIMTISLEVGSKLPAYATSMGQVLLAYLSEEEKEQFFKEIHLQSFTKQTVVDPDSLRARLERIKKDGWVLVEQQLEEGLSSLAAPIRNHEGKTVAAINISSHADRINSELIEEKFLPLLLQAADHISSDLSKSHRITHL; this is translated from the coding sequence ATGGAACTTTCAAATAATTCTATTAATAATGCTGATTTTATCCAATCATTGGAACGCGGTTTACTGGTAATTCAAGCATTTTCACATGAACATCCAACACTCACTGTAACCGACGCTGCGAAAATTACGGGATTGAGCCGGCCAGCGGTACGCAGAATATTGCTGACATTGGAAAGTTTAGGGTTTGCTACATCGGAGGAAGGCCATTTTTCGCTAACCGCCCGAGTCCTTTCATTAGGCTACTCTTATCTGTCTTCCAAAAACATTTGGGAAATCGTCCATCCTCATATGAGAAAACTAGTCGAACAAACAGGAGAATCGACTTCCATTTCCGTTTTGGATGGAACAGACATTATCTATGTCGCCAGAATCCCGACAAAACGGATCATGACCATTTCTTTGGAAGTGGGCTCCAAATTGCCGGCCTACGCAACCTCCATGGGACAAGTGTTGCTGGCGTATTTATCTGAAGAAGAAAAGGAGCAGTTTTTCAAGGAGATTCATCTACAATCATTCACTAAACAAACAGTGGTCGATCCAGACTCCTTACGGGCACGACTGGAGCGAATAAAGAAAGATGGCTGGGTATTGGTGGAACAGCAATTGGAAGAAGGACTCAGCTCGTTAGCAGCTCCCATCCGGAATCATGAAGGGAAAACAGTGGCTGCGATCAATATTTCATCGCATGCCGATCGGATAAATAGCGAGCTCATCGAAGAAAAATTTCTTCCCCTGTTGTTGCAAGCCGCCGATCATATCAGCTCGGACCTGTCCAAATCACATCGGATCACCCACCTATGA